From a region of the Lactuca sativa cultivar Salinas chromosome 4, Lsat_Salinas_v11, whole genome shotgun sequence genome:
- the LOC111897308 gene encoding ras-related protein RABH1e, which yields MSVVSPLAKYKLVFLGDQSVGKTSIITRFMYDKFDTTYQATIGIDFLSKTMYLEDRTVRLQLWDTAGQERFRSLIPSYIRDSSVAVIVYDVANRQSFLNTAKWIEEVRTERGTDVIIVLVGNKTDLVDKRQVSIEEGDGKAREFGVMFIETSAKAGFNIKPLFRKIAAALPGMDTMSSTKQEDMVDVNLKSSGNASHSDQGGGCAC from the exons ATGTCGGTGGTGTCACCTCTTGCCAAATACAAACTGGTATTTTTGGGCGATCAATCCGTCGGCAAAACCAGCATCATTACCAGATTCATGTATGACAAATTCGATACCACCTATCAG GCTACCATTGGTATTGATTTCTTGTCAAAAACAATGTACCTTGAAGATAGAACAGTTCGGTTACAGCTTTG GGATACTGCCGGACAGGAGAGATTTAGGAGTCTAATTCCAAGTTACATAAGAGATTCATCAGTTGCAGTCATTGTCTATGATGTTGCTA ATCGACAATCATTCTTGAACACTGCAAAATGGATAGAAGAAGTACGTACTGAGCGAGGCACTGATGTCATCATAGTCCTTGTTGGCAACAAAACAGATCTTGTTGACAAAAG GCAAGTTTCAATTGAAGAAGGAGATGGAAAAGCTCGTGAATTTGGAGTTATGTTTATAGAAACAAGTGCAAAAGCTGGATTCAACATCAAG CCATTATTCCGGAAGATTGCTGCTGCTTTACCAGGAATGGATACGATGTCATCCACAAAACAAGAAGATATGGTTGACGTCAATTTGAAGTCTTCTGGTAATGCTTCCCATTCAGACCAAGGTGGAGGCTGCGCATGTTAG
- the LOC111897307 gene encoding uncharacterized protein LOC111897307: MAVGTTEEGCDSFSVVVLSDEGGNTGVECEVPKDLLSPVAEVRIPLKSQLSLDARLSNQSYINMMVQNAVAYSTCTVDVDIEKGKSETQSNEETLVLANLKNEEVLTKSLQKQISFDMGGKYMQLLMNHSLMLSKFSTRDKGATEKLLDAPRSRKYKRAASFNSRKVVLLFSVLSSLGTMILIYLTLRVRQFGDASIHSE; the protein is encoded by the exons ATGGCGGTCGGTACTACTGAAGAG GGATGTGATAGTTTTAGTGTTGTAGTATTATCTGATGAAGGAGGCAACACAGGAGTTGAATGTGAAGTGCCAAAAGATCTGTTGAGTCCTGTTGCAGAGGTTCGGATTCCATTAAAGAGCCAGCTGTCACTTGATGCACGTTTGAGCAATCAAAGCTACATTAACATGATGGTTCAAAATGCAGTTGCATATTCAACGTGCACTGTAGATGTTGATATTGAAAAAGGGAAATCAGAGACTCAAAGCAATGAAGAAACTCTTGTTCTTGCTAATTTGAAGAATGAGGAAGTTTTGACT AAATCACTGCAGAAACAGATCAGCTTTGACATGGGAGGTAAATACATGCAGTTGTTGATGAATCACAGCCTCATGCTATCAAAGTTCTCTACTCGTG ATAAGGGTGCAACTGAGAAGCTTCTAGATGCTCCCAGATCAAGGAAATATAAACGTGCTGCCTCTTTTAATTCAAGAAAAGTCGTTCTCTTGTTCTCAGTCTT GTCGAGTTTGGGAACGATGATACTGATATATCTGACATTGAGAGTTAGACAATTTGGTGATGCCTCTATTCATTCAGAGTGA